The following nucleotide sequence is from Anabaena sphaerica FACHB-251.
TGTTTATTTTCCACCACATGAGCAGCAGTTAACACATAATAAATATCATTATCCTTAGCAATAATTACCCCGCTACCAATACCACTTTTAGCTTCAATTTTCACCGAAGACTGTTTAGAAATATCTAAAACCTTAGCCGGAATACCCCCAATTTTCCTAATTACCCTCTCAGGAAACAAAGCTAAATCAGGTGCAGCTTCATCAACTAAATTAATCGCAATACCCCAACTATAATTACCCCATTCCTTTAAAGTTTTCTCATCAGGTTGTTCACCTTGTAAATAGCGAAAATCAGTTTGTAATACCGGGTGAGCAAGTTTACTATTTATCCCCACCAAATAACCTTTTTCATTAATAATTGCTCCCCCACTCATCCCCTGTTGAATATCATTATCATAAGCTATTTGCTGTCCTTTAATTAACGGCTGATTTAAAAATAATTTCGCTGTACCTTTGGTAGTTTGCAAATTACCTTTAACATATCCCCCAGCAAAAACCTTTTCCTCTGGTTTAATATTCTCTTCCCCTAAACCAGCAACTAAATAAGTGGTTTCACTGCTAAAAGTCAACTTAGCTAAATCATATAAATCATCTTTTTTATTATCTTGTCTATCTAATTTAGAAAATTCCACCTCATGAACTTGATTATCAGGAGTAACAACTTTCACCGATTTAGCATTTTCTATCACATGATAATTAGTGAGAACAGTATAAAAACCGTTTTGTTTTTTAATAATAGTTCCTGAAGCGGTTTCTCTGTCATCAACTAGAACTTTTACAGTAATTTCTTTTAAGACATTCTTTAATTCTGATTCTGATAATGTTCCTGGTTTGCGTGCAAATAGGGAAGAACTGCAACCTGTGATAATAATCGGAGAAGCGGGAAATAGGAGAATAAGGAATAATAATAATATATGGGATAATTTGTGTAATTTCATAGATGCTACTCCTGATAATATGTAATTTGGTAATTGGTTAATTTTCGGTTTGTTTCATAACCCGTTTGGGAATAAATTCCCAGCCTAATAGCCCAAGTCCGTTAAAACGGACTAAAAAATTCTTCCATTCAGTCGGTTTCAACCGACTTTAGCTATGAGACAGGGAATTTATTCCCTGACTTTAAACACCTTGAAAATATCCACAGTACAAGTTAAATTAGCACCAGTTTGTCTTAGTTTTCCACAGGAATCATTTAGATATGCTCTAGAAGCATCACCATTTAACACCGCAGTAAAAGCTTTTAATTCCACATCAGGATCATCTGCATCTAATAATGTTAAAATCAAAGTATGACAATCTTTTCCAGTTGTCGTACATAAAGATTTAAATCTTGTATTAGGATTATTTTCTGCTTCAGAATAACCCCAAGTTAAAGTTTTCAAAGTTCCATTATCATAAGCAGTTTGTAATTTCGGTGTTACTTCTTGACATCTCCGTTGAGGAGGAAAACCTGCTTTAACAAAATTCGTGCGTTTCCACACTATTAAATCTCGTGTTTTATCTTGGTGTTTAACTTCGGTTACATACTCTCCATCACTGTTTGTTTCACAGGAAAAAACGACTTCTTCAGGTTCTTTACATCCTGTTAAGATGATGTTTATAG
It contains:
- a CDS encoding COP23 domain-containing protein, translated to MKSYQWLLFISLFTINIILTGCKEPEEVVFSCETNSDGEYVTEVKHQDKTRDLIVWKRTNFVKAGFPPQRRCQEVTPKLQTAYDNGTLKTLTWGYSEAENNPNTRFKSLCTTTGKDCHTLILTLLDADDPDVELKAFTAVLNGDASRAYLNDSCGKLRQTGANLTCTVDIFKVFKVRE